The following are encoded together in the Anopheles nili chromosome 3, idAnoNiliSN_F5_01, whole genome shotgun sequence genome:
- the LOC128726259 gene encoding odorant receptor 7a-like, translated as MLFQMTAKQIQQFPPMASQIQLNNLIQTHRDTLQCAKMLQRALSLALMIQLTFCSAVWCLMVFYILLMGFTLKILNVLLLLLLLTYETYSYCQFGTKLTTKANQVLDALEQLSLYDQTVLIQKQILFIIQRSQKPIVLTAGKLFPVNIAQFSEIVKKSYSFYLVLKDVF; from the exons ATGCTGTTTCAAATGACTgccaaacaaatacaacagtTTCCACCAATGGCATCCCAAATTCAactaaataatttaattcaaactCATCGTGATACTTTGCAATGCGCTAAAATGCTACAACGCGCGCTAAGTCTCGCACTAATGATTCAGCTTACATTCTGTAGTGCCGTTTGGTGTCTCATGGTGTTCTACATTTTACTTATG GGATTCACGTTAAAGATTCTAAATGTATTACTTCTACTATTGCTTCTAACATATGAGACATATTCTTATTGTCAATTTGGAACAAAACTAACCACAAAG GCTAACCAAGTCCTTGATGCTTTGGAACAACTTTCCTTATATGATCAGACTGTGTTGATACAAAAACAGATTCTTTTCATCATACAACGGTCCCAAAAGCCCATCGTTCTAACGGCTGGAAAATTGTTCCCCGTCAACATTGCCCAGTTTAGTGAAATAGTGAAAAAGTCCTACTCCTTCTATCTGGTTCTGAAGGATGTTTTTTAA